A single Gopherus flavomarginatus isolate rGopFla2 chromosome 17, rGopFla2.mat.asm, whole genome shotgun sequence DNA region contains:
- the FBXW5 gene encoding F-box/WD repeat-containing protein 5 isoform X1, with protein sequence MDIGDSPLLPDSILYEIFLYLDHVDVLSVGLVCRQWHAVARDEFLWKELFYRYYRVSREVPRHPAAVSWYEDFQRLYDTIPCVEVQTLTEHNDQVLHLSFSHTGYLFASCSKDCTVKIWNNELAISLLHSSNMRLYNWSYTQFSQFNSDDTLLLVSGVFVGPRNSSSGEIAVISLDNFTLLSRVRNKPYDVFGCWLNETNLISGNLHRIGNITSCSVLWLNNAFQGIESENVNVVKRLFKIQNLNASTIRTVMVADCSRYDAPDLLLDYKEQLAAAAAPYQVFDLGSDSEEEEAKPKQKVMAEPVAQASPDSGSGTAEDGLQQFLDDILEGRVMPVMSESELETKVAELLARNRTKPPELNQLPTEASNKKKYLIFTTGCLTYSPHQIGIKQILPHQMTTAGPVLGEERRSDEFFDSLDHVIDIHGHIIGMGLSPDHRYLYVNSRSWPRDCVISDPMQPPPIAEEIDLHVFDLKTMKEVKRALRSHRAYTPNDECFFIFLDVSRDFVASGAEDHHGYIWDRHYNICLAKLQHDDVVNSVAFSPIEQELLLTASDDTTIKVWRSPRTVRIHHARKPKPRKLLFSWLMNQQS encoded by the exons ATGGATATTGGGGATAGTCCCCTTCTCCCAGACAGCATCCTCTATGAGATTTTCCTGTACCTGGACCACGTAGATGTGCTCTCAGTGGGGTTGGTGTGTCGGCAATGGCATGCGGTGGCCCGGGATGAGTTCCTGTGGAAGGAGCTGTTCTATAGATACTACAGGGTCTCTCGGGAAGTGCCACGGCACCCAG CTGCTGTTTCCTGGTACGAGGACTTCCAGAGGCTCTACGACACCATCCCCTGTGTTGAAGTGCAAACCCTGACGGAGCACAATGACCAGGTCTTACACCTTAGCTTCTCCCACACAGGCTACCTGTTTGCATCCTGCTCCAAGGACTGCACAGTTAAG ATCTGGAACAACGAGCTGGCCATTTCCCTGCTCCACAGCTCCAACATGAGGCTGTACAACTGGAGCTACACCCAGTTCTCTCAGTTCAACTCGGATGACACCCTCCTCCTGGTGTCAGGGGTCTTTGTGGGGCCTCGTAACTCCTCGTCAGGAGAGATAGCCGTCATTAGCCTGG aTAACTTCACGCTCCTCTCCAGGGTGAGGAACAAACCCTATGATGTGTTTGGCTGCTGGCTGAATGAAACCAACTTGATTTCTGGCAACCTGCACCGAATTGGGAACATCACCTCCTGCTCTGTGCTGTGGCTGAACAATGCCTTCCAG GGGATAGAGTCTGAGAATGTGAACGTAGTGAAGAGACTGTTCAAAATCCAGAACTTGAACGCCAGCACCATCCGGACAGTGATGGTGGCAGACTGCAGCCGCTACGATGCCCCGGACCTGCTCCTGGACTACAAGGAGCAgctggcggctgctgctgctccctacCAGGTCTTTGATCTTGGCAGTGACAGTGAGGAAGAGGAGGCGAAGCCCAAGCAGAAAGTGATGGCAGAGCCAGTGGCGCAGGCATCGCCAGACAGTGGGAGCGGGACAGCAGAGGACGGGCTGCAGCAGTTCCTGGACGACATCCTCGAAGGCCGTGTGATGCCCGTCATGAGTGAGAGTGAGCTGGAGACGAAGGTGGCAGAGCTGCTTGCCAGGAACAGGACTAAACCGCCTGAGCTGAACCAACTCCCCACAGAGGCCAGTAACAAGAAGAAATACTTGATCTTCACCACAGGATGCCTCACCTACTCTCCACACCAGATAG GGATTAAGCAGATCTTGCCTCATCAGATGACGACTGCTGGACCAGTGCTTGGGGAGGAGAGACGTTCAGATGAGTTCTTTGATTCGCTGGATCATGTCATTGACATCCACGGTCACATTATTGGAATGGGTCTTTCTCCTGATCACAG GTACCTGTATGTGAACAGCCGGTCCTGGCCGCGGGACTGTGTGATCTCTGATCCCATGCAGCCACCCCCCATTGCAGAGGAGATTGACCTGCATGTGTTTGATCTGAAGACCATGAAGGAGGTGAAGCGAGCTCTCCGCTCGCACCGGGCCTACACTCCCAACGATGAATGTTTCTTCATCTTCCTTGATGTCAGCAGGGATTTCGTAGCCAG TGGGGCAGAGGATCATCATGGCTACATCTGGGACCGGCACTACAATATCTGCCTGGCCAAGCTGCAGCATGACGACGTGGTCAACTCCGTGGCATTCAGCCCCATTGAGCAGGAACTGCTCCTGACGGCCAGTGATGACACCACCATCAAAGTGTGGCGCTCCCCACGCACTGTGCGCATCCACCATGCCAGGAAACCGAAGCCCCGCAAGCTGCTTTTCTCCTGGCTCATGAACCAGCAGAGCTGA
- the FBXW5 gene encoding F-box/WD repeat-containing protein 5 isoform X2, translated as MAAVSWYEDFQRLYDTIPCVEVQTLTEHNDQVLHLSFSHTGYLFASCSKDCTVKIWNNELAISLLHSSNMRLYNWSYTQFSQFNSDDTLLLVSGVFVGPRNSSSGEIAVISLDNFTLLSRVRNKPYDVFGCWLNETNLISGNLHRIGNITSCSVLWLNNAFQGIESENVNVVKRLFKIQNLNASTIRTVMVADCSRYDAPDLLLDYKEQLAAAAAPYQVFDLGSDSEEEEAKPKQKVMAEPVAQASPDSGSGTAEDGLQQFLDDILEGRVMPVMSESELETKVAELLARNRTKPPELNQLPTEASNKKKYLIFTTGCLTYSPHQIGIKQILPHQMTTAGPVLGEERRSDEFFDSLDHVIDIHGHIIGMGLSPDHRYLYVNSRSWPRDCVISDPMQPPPIAEEIDLHVFDLKTMKEVKRALRSHRAYTPNDECFFIFLDVSRDFVASGAEDHHGYIWDRHYNICLAKLQHDDVVNSVAFSPIEQELLLTASDDTTIKVWRSPRTVRIHHARKPKPRKLLFSWLMNQQS; from the exons ATgg CTGCTGTTTCCTGGTACGAGGACTTCCAGAGGCTCTACGACACCATCCCCTGTGTTGAAGTGCAAACCCTGACGGAGCACAATGACCAGGTCTTACACCTTAGCTTCTCCCACACAGGCTACCTGTTTGCATCCTGCTCCAAGGACTGCACAGTTAAG ATCTGGAACAACGAGCTGGCCATTTCCCTGCTCCACAGCTCCAACATGAGGCTGTACAACTGGAGCTACACCCAGTTCTCTCAGTTCAACTCGGATGACACCCTCCTCCTGGTGTCAGGGGTCTTTGTGGGGCCTCGTAACTCCTCGTCAGGAGAGATAGCCGTCATTAGCCTGG aTAACTTCACGCTCCTCTCCAGGGTGAGGAACAAACCCTATGATGTGTTTGGCTGCTGGCTGAATGAAACCAACTTGATTTCTGGCAACCTGCACCGAATTGGGAACATCACCTCCTGCTCTGTGCTGTGGCTGAACAATGCCTTCCAG GGGATAGAGTCTGAGAATGTGAACGTAGTGAAGAGACTGTTCAAAATCCAGAACTTGAACGCCAGCACCATCCGGACAGTGATGGTGGCAGACTGCAGCCGCTACGATGCCCCGGACCTGCTCCTGGACTACAAGGAGCAgctggcggctgctgctgctccctacCAGGTCTTTGATCTTGGCAGTGACAGTGAGGAAGAGGAGGCGAAGCCCAAGCAGAAAGTGATGGCAGAGCCAGTGGCGCAGGCATCGCCAGACAGTGGGAGCGGGACAGCAGAGGACGGGCTGCAGCAGTTCCTGGACGACATCCTCGAAGGCCGTGTGATGCCCGTCATGAGTGAGAGTGAGCTGGAGACGAAGGTGGCAGAGCTGCTTGCCAGGAACAGGACTAAACCGCCTGAGCTGAACCAACTCCCCACAGAGGCCAGTAACAAGAAGAAATACTTGATCTTCACCACAGGATGCCTCACCTACTCTCCACACCAGATAG GGATTAAGCAGATCTTGCCTCATCAGATGACGACTGCTGGACCAGTGCTTGGGGAGGAGAGACGTTCAGATGAGTTCTTTGATTCGCTGGATCATGTCATTGACATCCACGGTCACATTATTGGAATGGGTCTTTCTCCTGATCACAG GTACCTGTATGTGAACAGCCGGTCCTGGCCGCGGGACTGTGTGATCTCTGATCCCATGCAGCCACCCCCCATTGCAGAGGAGATTGACCTGCATGTGTTTGATCTGAAGACCATGAAGGAGGTGAAGCGAGCTCTCCGCTCGCACCGGGCCTACACTCCCAACGATGAATGTTTCTTCATCTTCCTTGATGTCAGCAGGGATTTCGTAGCCAG TGGGGCAGAGGATCATCATGGCTACATCTGGGACCGGCACTACAATATCTGCCTGGCCAAGCTGCAGCATGACGACGTGGTCAACTCCGTGGCATTCAGCCCCATTGAGCAGGAACTGCTCCTGACGGCCAGTGATGACACCACCATCAAAGTGTGGCGCTCCCCACGCACTGTGCGCATCCACCATGCCAGGAAACCGAAGCCCCGCAAGCTGCTTTTCTCCTGGCTCATGAACCAGCAGAGCTGA
- the FBXW5 gene encoding F-box/WD repeat-containing protein 5 isoform X3, with translation MRLYNWSYTQFSQFNSDDTLLLVSGVFVGPRNSSSGEIAVISLDNFTLLSRVRNKPYDVFGCWLNETNLISGNLHRIGNITSCSVLWLNNAFQGIESENVNVVKRLFKIQNLNASTIRTVMVADCSRYDAPDLLLDYKEQLAAAAAPYQVFDLGSDSEEEEAKPKQKVMAEPVAQASPDSGSGTAEDGLQQFLDDILEGRVMPVMSESELETKVAELLARNRTKPPELNQLPTEASNKKKYLIFTTGCLTYSPHQIGIKQILPHQMTTAGPVLGEERRSDEFFDSLDHVIDIHGHIIGMGLSPDHRYLYVNSRSWPRDCVISDPMQPPPIAEEIDLHVFDLKTMKEVKRALRSHRAYTPNDECFFIFLDVSRDFVASGAEDHHGYIWDRHYNICLAKLQHDDVVNSVAFSPIEQELLLTASDDTTIKVWRSPRTVRIHHARKPKPRKLLFSWLMNQQS, from the exons ATGAGGCTGTACAACTGGAGCTACACCCAGTTCTCTCAGTTCAACTCGGATGACACCCTCCTCCTGGTGTCAGGGGTCTTTGTGGGGCCTCGTAACTCCTCGTCAGGAGAGATAGCCGTCATTAGCCTGG aTAACTTCACGCTCCTCTCCAGGGTGAGGAACAAACCCTATGATGTGTTTGGCTGCTGGCTGAATGAAACCAACTTGATTTCTGGCAACCTGCACCGAATTGGGAACATCACCTCCTGCTCTGTGCTGTGGCTGAACAATGCCTTCCAG GGGATAGAGTCTGAGAATGTGAACGTAGTGAAGAGACTGTTCAAAATCCAGAACTTGAACGCCAGCACCATCCGGACAGTGATGGTGGCAGACTGCAGCCGCTACGATGCCCCGGACCTGCTCCTGGACTACAAGGAGCAgctggcggctgctgctgctccctacCAGGTCTTTGATCTTGGCAGTGACAGTGAGGAAGAGGAGGCGAAGCCCAAGCAGAAAGTGATGGCAGAGCCAGTGGCGCAGGCATCGCCAGACAGTGGGAGCGGGACAGCAGAGGACGGGCTGCAGCAGTTCCTGGACGACATCCTCGAAGGCCGTGTGATGCCCGTCATGAGTGAGAGTGAGCTGGAGACGAAGGTGGCAGAGCTGCTTGCCAGGAACAGGACTAAACCGCCTGAGCTGAACCAACTCCCCACAGAGGCCAGTAACAAGAAGAAATACTTGATCTTCACCACAGGATGCCTCACCTACTCTCCACACCAGATAG GGATTAAGCAGATCTTGCCTCATCAGATGACGACTGCTGGACCAGTGCTTGGGGAGGAGAGACGTTCAGATGAGTTCTTTGATTCGCTGGATCATGTCATTGACATCCACGGTCACATTATTGGAATGGGTCTTTCTCCTGATCACAG GTACCTGTATGTGAACAGCCGGTCCTGGCCGCGGGACTGTGTGATCTCTGATCCCATGCAGCCACCCCCCATTGCAGAGGAGATTGACCTGCATGTGTTTGATCTGAAGACCATGAAGGAGGTGAAGCGAGCTCTCCGCTCGCACCGGGCCTACACTCCCAACGATGAATGTTTCTTCATCTTCCTTGATGTCAGCAGGGATTTCGTAGCCAG TGGGGCAGAGGATCATCATGGCTACATCTGGGACCGGCACTACAATATCTGCCTGGCCAAGCTGCAGCATGACGACGTGGTCAACTCCGTGGCATTCAGCCCCATTGAGCAGGAACTGCTCCTGACGGCCAGTGATGACACCACCATCAAAGTGTGGCGCTCCCCACGCACTGTGCGCATCCACCATGCCAGGAAACCGAAGCCCCGCAAGCTGCTTTTCTCCTGGCTCATGAACCAGCAGAGCTGA